The following proteins are co-located in the Dehalobacter sp. genome:
- a CDS encoding DUF5320 domain-containing protein, which produces MPRFDGTGPMGKGPIGRGMGPCGGGQSRGRGRGFGRGNFGWDMEQSTAPQPETKEVMEQRKTWLEKQLAAISQQLQDMDKK; this is translated from the coding sequence CCAATGGGTAAGGGGCCAATCGGTAGAGGAATGGGTCCATGCGGAGGAGGCCAGTCGCGGGGAAGAGGACGAGGCTTTGGCCGCGGTAATTTTGGTTGGGATATGGAGCAATCTACTGCTCCTCAACCTGAGACAAAAGAAGTGATGGAGCAACGCAAGACCTGGTTGGAGAAACAATTGGCTGCGATTAGCCAACAGTTGCAGGATATGGATAAAAAATAG